In Phreatobacter oligotrophus, the following are encoded in one genomic region:
- a CDS encoding DNA-3-methyladenine glycosylase I: MLLTDHADGKPRCWWPGYDPPYVAYHDTDWGVPERDDRALFEKLILDGFQAGLSWITILRKREHFRKVFDGFRPDLVASYGPEKIEALMADPGIVRNRAKIEGTVKSAGIYCDMMARGEGFSDYLWSYVDGRPLQPDHLDRSRIPTETPVAQAISKDLKRRGFTFVGPTIVYAFMQAVGMTNDHVVGCFRHEEVKALG, encoded by the coding sequence ATGTTGCTCACCGATCATGCAGACGGCAAGCCGCGGTGCTGGTGGCCTGGCTACGATCCGCCCTATGTCGCCTATCACGACACCGACTGGGGGGTCCCTGAGCGCGACGACCGCGCCCTGTTCGAGAAGCTTATTCTCGATGGATTTCAAGCGGGTTTGTCGTGGATCACGATCCTCCGCAAGCGCGAGCACTTCCGCAAGGTCTTCGACGGTTTCCGCCCCGACCTGGTCGCAAGCTACGGCCCGGAGAAGATCGAGGCGCTGATGGCGGACCCCGGAATCGTGCGCAATCGCGCCAAGATCGAGGGCACCGTGAAGTCCGCCGGCATCTATTGCGACATGATGGCGCGCGGCGAGGGGTTCTCGGATTACCTGTGGTCCTATGTCGACGGCCGGCCGCTCCAGCCCGACCATCTGGACCGTTCTCGCATCCCCACCGAGACGCCGGTGGCGCAGGCGATCTCCAAGGACCTCAAGCGCCGGGGCTTCACCTTCGTCGGGCCGACCATCGTCTATGCCTTCATGCAGGCGGTGGGCATGACCAACGACCATGTCGTCGGCTGCTTCCGGCATGAAGAGGTGAAGGCTCTGGGGTGA
- a CDS encoding ABC transporter substrate-binding protein — protein MKRILLSLALGAAALSAPAQAQEPIRIGVIQTLSGPGAVLGQQARDGLQLAVRHLGGRMGGREVQVIVVDDELKPDVAVQRVQALIDRDKVDFVVGPIFSNVLQAIHQPVVSSQRAFLISANAGPSSYAGRGCHENFFVTSYQNDQVHEVLGAYAQRQGMQKVFLMTPNYQAGRDAMAGFKRHFRGQVVDEVYVPLNTLDFSSELARIGSSGANGMFTFMPGGMGVNLVRQYSQAGLTQRVPFLSAFTVDESTLPAQQDAAVGMIAGMTWAPNMDNPQNKKFVADYEAAFGSVPGSYAMQAYDAAMLIDSAVRATNGNLSNRDAVRAALRKADFVSLRGRFRFANNHYPIQDFYTVRAAKRADGKFQTEIVERIFENYTDVYAAQCQMRW, from the coding sequence ATGAAGCGCATCCTTCTCTCTCTGGCGTTGGGAGCGGCCGCGCTGTCGGCACCCGCGCAGGCCCAGGAGCCGATCCGCATCGGCGTGATCCAGACCCTGTCAGGTCCCGGTGCCGTCCTCGGTCAGCAGGCGCGCGACGGCCTGCAGCTCGCCGTCCGCCATCTCGGCGGCCGCATGGGCGGGCGCGAGGTCCAGGTCATCGTCGTCGACGACGAGCTGAAGCCGGATGTCGCCGTGCAGCGCGTACAGGCGCTGATCGACCGCGACAAGGTCGATTTCGTGGTCGGCCCGATCTTCTCCAACGTGCTCCAGGCCATCCACCAGCCGGTGGTCAGCTCGCAGCGCGCCTTCCTCATCAGCGCCAATGCCGGCCCGTCCAGCTATGCCGGCCGCGGCTGCCACGAGAACTTCTTCGTCACCTCCTACCAGAACGACCAGGTGCACGAGGTGCTCGGCGCCTATGCCCAGCGCCAGGGCATGCAGAAGGTCTTCCTGATGACGCCGAACTACCAGGCCGGGCGTGACGCCATGGCCGGGTTCAAGCGCCATTTCCGCGGCCAGGTGGTCGACGAGGTCTATGTCCCGCTGAACACGCTGGACTTCTCCTCCGAACTCGCCCGCATCGGCTCCTCGGGCGCCAACGGCATGTTCACCTTCATGCCGGGCGGCATGGGCGTGAACCTCGTGCGCCAGTATTCGCAGGCCGGCCTCACCCAGCGCGTGCCCTTCCTGTCTGCCTTCACCGTCGACGAGTCGACCCTGCCGGCCCAGCAGGACGCCGCCGTCGGCATGATCGCCGGCATGACCTGGGCGCCGAACATGGACAATCCGCAGAACAAGAAGTTCGTGGCGGATTACGAGGCGGCCTTCGGGTCGGTGCCGGGCTCCTACGCCATGCAGGCCTATGACGCCGCCATGCTGATCGACAGCGCGGTGCGCGCCACCAATGGCAACCTGTCGAACCGCGATGCCGTCCGCGCCGCCCTGCGCAAGGCCGACTTCGTGTCTCTGCGCGGCCGTTTCCGCTTCGCCAACAACCACTATCCGATCCAGGACTTCTACACGGTCCGCGCCGCCAAGCGCGCCGATGGCAAGTTCCAGACGGAGATCGTCGAGCGGATCTTCGAGAACTACACGGACGTCTACGCCGCCCAGTGCCAGATGCGCTGGTGA
- a CDS encoding branched-chain amino acid ABC transporter permease has translation MSSTLLIIQTLNGLQLGVLLFLIAAGLTLVFGVMDFINLAHGVQYMLGAYLAAMFVPLTGSFVLGLILALATALLVGLLLEVVVMRHLYDRDHLEQVLATFGLILFLNEGVKIIWGAAPLQVPMPQALSGTIRIADGVLYPVWRLAIIGSGLAVAVVLWLVVTKTRVGMLIRAGATNAPMVSALGVDIRRLFMIVFGFGAMLAGFAGAMAAPVLSVEPGMGDNLLILAFVVIVIGGIGSIRGAFIGALLVGLVDTLLRSFSVDLLRLGGLSPSDARTIGPAIASMSIYILMAAVLFFRPTGLFPAKG, from the coding sequence ATGTCCTCCACGCTCCTCATCATCCAGACGCTGAACGGGCTGCAGCTCGGCGTGCTGCTGTTCCTGATCGCCGCCGGCCTCACGCTGGTCTTCGGCGTGATGGACTTCATCAACCTCGCCCACGGCGTCCAGTACATGCTGGGGGCCTATCTCGCCGCCATGTTCGTGCCGCTCACCGGCAGCTTCGTGCTGGGCCTGATCCTGGCGCTCGCCACGGCCCTGCTGGTCGGCCTGCTGCTGGAGGTCGTCGTCATGCGGCACCTCTATGACCGCGACCACCTCGAACAGGTGCTGGCGACCTTCGGCCTCATCCTCTTCCTCAACGAGGGCGTGAAGATCATCTGGGGCGCCGCGCCCCTGCAGGTGCCGATGCCGCAGGCGCTCTCCGGCACGATCCGCATCGCCGACGGCGTGCTCTATCCGGTCTGGCGGCTCGCCATCATCGGCTCGGGGCTCGCGGTGGCGGTCGTGCTCTGGCTCGTCGTCACCAAGACGCGGGTCGGCATGCTCATCCGCGCCGGGGCCACCAATGCGCCGATGGTCTCGGCGCTCGGCGTCGACATCCGCCGCCTGTTCATGATCGTCTTCGGCTTCGGCGCCATGCTCGCGGGCTTTGCCGGCGCCATGGCCGCACCGGTCCTCTCGGTCGAGCCGGGCATGGGCGACAACCTGTTGATTTTGGCCTTCGTTGTCATCGTCATCGGCGGCATCGGCTCCATCCGCGGCGCCTTCATCGGCGCGCTGCTTGTCGGCCTCGTCGACACGCTGCTGCGCTCCTTCTCGGTCGACCTCCTGCGCCTCGGCGGCCTGTCGCCCTCGGATGCGCGCACCATCGGCCCGGCGATCGCCTCCATGTCCATCTACATCCTCATGGCCGCCGTGCTGTTCTTCCGGCCGACCGGCCTCTTCCCGGCCAAGGGCTGA
- a CDS encoding branched-chain amino acid ABC transporter permease, whose product MAETPVPPVMPAAPPLWRRIWLPVLVFALLAIVPLIWGERFILGLVTRAMIMAIAALSLDLILGYGALVSFGHAAFLGIGAYAVAILFSHDIVDASIAFPVAILAGALFALVTGAISLKTRGVYFIMITLAFGQMALFTATSLSAYGGDDGLRMFHRSEVFGSRLLANDTTFYFVVLGTLLGCFLLLKAIVASRFGRVLRGAKENERRMRAVGFDPFLYRLAAYVLAGAICALAGALFANLGMFVAPAYMTWQRSGEFIAMVVLGGMGTLIGPIIGGIGVTLVEEWLAQITQHWKVIFGPMVILVAIFARGGIVKLLSRGDR is encoded by the coding sequence ATGGCCGAGACCCCCGTTCCCCCCGTGATGCCCGCCGCCCCGCCGCTCTGGCGGCGGATCTGGCTCCCCGTCCTCGTCTTCGCGCTGCTCGCCATCGTGCCGCTGATCTGGGGCGAGCGCTTCATCCTCGGCCTCGTCACCCGCGCCATGATCATGGCGATCGCCGCGCTCTCGCTCGACCTCATCCTCGGCTATGGCGCGCTGGTCTCCTTCGGCCATGCCGCCTTCCTCGGCATCGGCGCCTATGCGGTGGCGATCCTCTTCAGCCACGACATCGTCGATGCCTCCATCGCCTTCCCCGTGGCGATCCTCGCGGGGGCCCTCTTCGCCCTCGTCACCGGCGCCATCTCGCTGAAGACCCGCGGCGTCTATTTCATCATGATCACCCTGGCCTTCGGGCAGATGGCGCTGTTCACCGCCACCAGCCTCTCGGCCTATGGCGGCGACGACGGCCTGAGGATGTTCCACCGCTCCGAGGTCTTCGGCTCGCGCCTGCTCGCCAATGACACGACCTTCTATTTCGTCGTGCTCGGCACGCTGCTCGGCTGCTTCCTCCTGCTCAAGGCCATCGTCGCCTCGCGCTTCGGCCGGGTGCTGCGGGGGGCGAAGGAGAACGAGCGGCGGATGCGCGCGGTCGGCTTCGATCCCTTCCTCTATCGCCTCGCCGCCTATGTGCTGGCCGGTGCGATCTGCGCGCTGGCCGGCGCGCTCTTCGCCAATCTCGGCATGTTCGTCGCCCCCGCCTACATGACCTGGCAGCGCTCGGGCGAGTTCATCGCCATGGTGGTGCTCGGCGGCATGGGCACGCTGATCGGCCCGATCATCGGCGGCATCGGCGTGACGCTGGTCGAGGAATGGCTCGCCCAGATCACCCAGCACTGGAAGGTCATCTTCGGGCCCATGGTGATCCTCGTCGCCATCTTCGCCCGCGGCGGCATCGTGAAGCTCCTGTCGCGGGGAGACCGGTGA
- a CDS encoding ABC transporter ATP-binding protein, producing MTASPSSPVLSLSGLHKSYGALKVTDGVSLDVRPGELHAIIGPNGAGKTTLIGEITGEVALDAGTITFCGEDITRLPIHQRALRGLTRSFQITQVLPGFTALENVATAAQAHDGSSFHFFRRASSESHLNRVALDALAQVGLAPRAGMVAASLSHGEKRQLELAMALVSSPKILLLDEPMAGMGREETEGMVEVLLALKGRYPMVLVEHDMHAVFRLADRISVLVYGRVIASGTPEVVRADPAVREAYLGEEDFA from the coding sequence ATGACCGCCTCACCCTCCTCCCCCGTCCTTTCCCTCTCCGGCCTGCACAAGAGCTACGGCGCGCTGAAGGTCACCGACGGCGTCAGCCTCGACGTCAGGCCCGGAGAGCTCCACGCCATCATCGGCCCGAACGGCGCCGGCAAGACCACGCTGATCGGCGAGATCACCGGCGAGGTGGCGCTGGATGCCGGCACCATCACCTTCTGCGGCGAGGACATCACCCGCCTGCCCATCCATCAGCGGGCGCTGCGCGGCCTCACCCGCTCCTTCCAGATCACCCAGGTCCTGCCCGGTTTCACGGCTCTGGAGAATGTCGCCACCGCCGCGCAGGCCCATGACGGCTCGTCCTTCCACTTCTTCCGCCGGGCCTCGTCCGAATCCCACCTGAACCGCGTCGCCCTGGACGCGCTCGCGCAGGTCGGCCTCGCGCCCCGCGCCGGCATGGTCGCGGCGAGCCTCTCGCACGGCGAGAAGCGCCAGCTGGAACTCGCCATGGCGCTCGTCTCATCGCCGAAGATCCTGCTGCTCGACGAGCCCATGGCCGGCATGGGCCGGGAGGAGACCGAGGGCATGGTCGAGGTGCTGCTGGCGCTGAAGGGCCGCTATCCCATGGTGCTGGTAGAGCACGACATGCACGCGGTGTTCCGCCTCGCCGACCGCATCTCCGTGCTGGTCTATGGCCGCGTCATCGCCTCCGGCACACCGGAAGTGGTCAGGGCCGATCCCGCCGTGCGCGAGGCCTATCTCGGCGAGGAGGATTTCGCGTGA
- a CDS encoding MarR family winged helix-turn-helix transcriptional regulator, translated as MSEPDIAIDAETRLAHQPRDSRPELRLWLRLLTCTTMIEREIRRRLAERFQMTLPRFDLLAQLDKSPEGMTLGEISKRMMVTNGNVTGLVARIAEQGFVERRRDATDGRAQRIVMTAEGHEQFARMAREHGAWVRELLAGLDPTEREVMMGLLAKTKAGVARASAAREEAED; from the coding sequence GTGAGCGAGCCCGACATCGCCATCGACGCCGAGACGCGCCTCGCCCACCAGCCCAGGGACTCGCGCCCCGAGCTCAGGCTCTGGCTGCGGCTCCTCACCTGCACGACGATGATCGAGCGGGAGATCCGCCGGCGCCTCGCCGAGCGCTTCCAGATGACCCTGCCGCGCTTCGACCTGCTCGCCCAGCTCGACAAGTCGCCGGAGGGCATGACGCTCGGCGAGATTTCGAAGCGTATGATGGTCACCAACGGCAATGTCACCGGCCTCGTCGCGCGCATTGCCGAACAGGGCTTCGTCGAGCGCCGCCGCGACGCCACGGACGGGCGGGCCCAGCGCATCGTCATGACGGCGGAGGGCCATGAGCAGTTCGCCCGCATGGCGCGCGAGCATGGCGCCTGGGTGCGCGAGCTGCTGGCTGGGCTCGATCCCACCGAGCGCGAGGTGATGATGGGCCTGCTCGCCAAGACCAAGGCCGGCGTCGCGCGAGCCTCGGCGGCGCGCGAGGAGGCGGAGGACTGA
- a CDS encoding ABC transporter ATP-binding protein, giving the protein MLTVSNLEAGYGDVQVLFGVSLSVKAGEVVTLLGRNGMGKTTTIKSIFGLIRPAAGAVEVEGVALAGQPPFRVAQAGLGLVPEGRQIFPNLDVEENLVATAANRTKREQAWTLERVYAFFPRLKERRRNMGTQLSGGEQQMLAIGRALMTNPKLLVLDEATEGLAPVIRAEIWACLARLKQDGQSILVIDKNVDALVKLADRHLILEKGRIVWEGTSGDFLASPDLKDRYLHV; this is encoded by the coding sequence ATGCTGACCGTCTCCAACCTCGAGGCCGGCTACGGCGACGTGCAGGTGCTGTTCGGCGTCTCGCTGAGCGTGAAGGCCGGCGAGGTCGTGACTCTGCTCGGCCGCAACGGCATGGGCAAGACGACGACGATCAAGTCGATCTTCGGCCTGATCCGCCCGGCGGCCGGGGCCGTCGAGGTCGAGGGCGTGGCGCTGGCCGGCCAGCCGCCCTTCCGCGTGGCGCAGGCAGGCCTCGGCCTCGTGCCGGAGGGCCGGCAGATCTTCCCGAACCTTGATGTCGAGGAGAACCTCGTCGCCACCGCCGCCAACCGCACCAAGCGCGAGCAGGCCTGGACGCTGGAGCGCGTCTACGCTTTCTTCCCGCGGCTGAAGGAGCGGCGGCGCAACATGGGCACGCAGCTCTCGGGCGGCGAGCAGCAGATGCTGGCCATCGGCCGGGCGCTCATGACCAATCCGAAGCTGCTCGTCCTCGACGAGGCCACCGAGGGGCTCGCGCCCGTCATCCGCGCGGAGATCTGGGCCTGTCTCGCGCGCCTCAAGCAGGACGGCCAATCGATCCTGGTGATCGACAAGAACGTCGACGCTCTGGTCAAACTGGCGGACCGGCACCTGATCCTCGAGAAGGGCCGGATCGTCTGGGAAGGGACGAGCGGCGACTTCCTCGCCAGTCCCGACCTGAAGGATCGCTACCTGCACGTCTGA
- a CDS encoding D-TA family PLP-dependent enzyme, translating into MATPLAETIAREYGTPAVVIDMDKVEANIARVQAQCDAQGLANRPHIKTHKSPELAKLQVAAGAKGITCQKIGEAEVMAAAGLDDILISYNLLGEEKMNRLGRLLETVSVTVAADNATVVGDLPKAAAVAGRPLGVVIECDTGRKRAGVETPGEAIELAKLVAASPGLQFRGFMMYPTEDGWPEAQKFLDTALAGIRLEGLDAEIISTGGSPNMKNIGKLKGATEHRPGTYIYNDRMQVEVGVATLDDCALTVYSTVVSRAGADRGILDAGSKTLTADPGGGLDGYGLILEHPEARIAKFAEEHGFLDLSKCNERPKVGDIVRIVPNHVCVVVNMVDEVVMVRGDEIVGILPVAARGKLR; encoded by the coding sequence ATGGCCACCCCCCTCGCCGAGACCATCGCCCGCGAATACGGCACGCCCGCCGTCGTCATCGACATGGACAAGGTGGAGGCGAACATCGCGCGGGTGCAGGCCCAGTGCGATGCGCAGGGCCTCGCCAACCGGCCCCATATCAAGACCCACAAGAGCCCGGAGCTCGCCAAGCTGCAGGTCGCCGCCGGCGCCAAGGGGATCACCTGCCAGAAGATCGGCGAGGCGGAGGTCATGGCCGCCGCCGGGCTCGACGACATCCTGATCAGCTACAATCTCCTCGGCGAGGAGAAGATGAACCGGCTGGGGCGCCTGCTGGAGACGGTCAGCGTCACGGTCGCCGCCGACAATGCCACCGTGGTCGGCGACCTGCCGAAGGCGGCGGCGGTGGCGGGGCGCCCGCTCGGCGTCGTCATCGAATGCGACACGGGCCGCAAGCGCGCCGGCGTCGAGACGCCGGGCGAGGCCATCGAGCTCGCCAAGCTGGTCGCCGCCTCCCCCGGCCTCCAGTTCCGCGGCTTCATGATGTACCCGACCGAGGACGGCTGGCCGGAGGCGCAGAAGTTCCTCGACACGGCGCTGGCCGGCATCCGCCTCGAAGGGCTCGACGCCGAGATCATCTCCACCGGTGGCTCGCCGAACATGAAGAACATCGGCAAGCTGAAGGGCGCGACCGAGCACCGTCCCGGCACCTACATCTACAATGACCGGATGCAGGTCGAGGTCGGCGTCGCCACCCTCGATGACTGCGCGCTCACCGTCTACTCGACCGTGGTGAGCCGCGCCGGCGCCGATCGCGGCATTCTCGATGCCGGCTCGAAGACGCTGACCGCCGATCCCGGCGGCGGGCTCGACGGCTACGGCCTCATCCTCGAGCATCCGGAAGCGCGCATCGCCAAGTTCGCCGAGGAGCACGGCTTCCTCGACCTTTCGAAATGCAACGAGCGGCCGAAGGTCGGCGACATCGTGCGCATCGTGCCGAACCATGTCTGCGTCGTCGTCAACATGGTCGACGAGGTGGTGATGGTGCGCGGAGACGAGATTGTCGGCATCCTGCCGGTGGCCGCCCGCGGCAAGCTCAGGTGA
- a CDS encoding RidA family protein, with product MTPEEKLAQMGLTLPPTPTPAGNYVPFKRDGAIAYLAGQGPRKADGSLHTGKVGADVTVETAYEHAKLVGLQILASAKAAAGGDLSKVEFLKVLGMVNGTPDFGDHPRVINGFSDLMVAVLGDRGRHARSAVGMGSLPMGITVEIEAVIRIHN from the coding sequence ATGACCCCGGAAGAGAAGCTCGCCCAGATGGGCCTCACCCTGCCGCCGACGCCGACACCGGCGGGCAATTACGTGCCCTTCAAGCGCGACGGCGCCATCGCCTATCTGGCGGGCCAGGGCCCGCGGAAGGCCGATGGCTCGCTGCACACCGGCAAGGTCGGGGCCGACGTGACGGTCGAGACGGCCTATGAGCACGCCAAGCTCGTCGGCCTGCAGATCCTCGCCTCCGCCAAGGCCGCGGCGGGCGGCGACCTGTCCAAGGTCGAGTTCCTGAAGGTGCTGGGCATGGTCAATGGCACGCCGGATTTCGGCGACCATCCCCGCGTCATCAACGGCTTCTCCGATCTCATGGTCGCGGTTCTCGGTGACCGCGGCCGCCACGCGCGCTCGGCGGTGGGCATGGGCTCGCTGCCCATGGGGATCACCGTGGAGATCGAGGCAGTCATCCGGATTCACAACTGA
- a CDS encoding RidA family protein: MSQTLKPVIPLSIPDEDVRPVTLNPQGWPVPRGYANGMSAKGRLVVTGGVVGWDIMGNFPEAFVDQARQCFENIRAILAEGGAEPHHVVRLTWYVTDVEEYQANLKGLGRAYRDVFGQHYPAMAVVQVVRLVEKAAKIEIEATAVVAE; this comes from the coding sequence ATGAGCCAGACCCTGAAGCCCGTCATTCCCCTCAGCATCCCCGACGAGGATGTGCGCCCCGTCACCCTCAATCCGCAGGGCTGGCCGGTGCCGCGCGGCTATGCCAACGGCATGAGCGCGAAGGGCCGCCTCGTCGTCACCGGCGGCGTCGTCGGCTGGGACATCATGGGCAATTTCCCCGAGGCGTTCGTCGACCAGGCGCGCCAGTGCTTCGAAAACATCCGCGCCATCCTCGCCGAGGGCGGCGCCGAGCCGCACCATGTCGTGCGCCTCACCTGGTACGTGACCGATGTCGAGGAATACCAGGCGAACCTGAAGGGTCTCGGCCGCGCCTATCGCGACGTCTTCGGCCAGCACTATCCGGCCATGGCCGTGGTGCAGGTCGTGCGGCTGGTGGAGAAGGCGGCAAAGATCGAGATCGAGGCGACGGCGGTCGTCGCGGAGTAG
- a CDS encoding AMP-binding protein — translation MTGSVAGSVVQLKTGVASAHVDSFAARGLPPAELQPAFLFERPELAYPERLNCVTAFVDSHVAEGRGERTAILAPDGTHWTYADLAAEIDRIANVLTGPLGLVPGNRVLLRAPNNPTMVAAYLAVIKAGGIVVATMPLLRAKELGQIVDRAEIALALCDDRLMDELTKTAGSSRFLKRIVGFSELKALAASAAPTFTAIDTARDDVCLFGFTSGTTGEPKCTMHFHRDLLAICDAYARNVLKPTPDDRFIGSPPLAFTFGLGGLVLFPFRVGASTVLLEKASPGDLLPAIATYKPTICFTAPTAYRAMIPNLRDHDWRSLRKCVSAGEALPKATFDAWEEATGLKLMDGIGATEMLHIFISAPEEEIRPGATGKPVPGYEAKVIGADGEDLPPGKPGRLAVRGPTGCRYLADDRQRKYVVNGWNVTGDTYVRDEDGYFWYQARNDDMIVSAGYNIAGPEVEAALLAHPTVAEAGVVGQPDPERGMIVKAYVVPKPDVTVTPALVVELQSFVKNEIAPYKYPREIAFVPSLPRTETGKLQRFALRERAAREAGEASSAGLPKAAE, via the coding sequence ATGACGGGATCGGTGGCAGGATCGGTGGTGCAGCTCAAAACCGGCGTGGCCTCCGCCCATGTCGACAGCTTCGCGGCGCGCGGCCTGCCGCCGGCGGAGCTCCAGCCCGCCTTCCTCTTCGAGCGGCCGGAGCTCGCCTATCCCGAGCGGCTCAACTGCGTCACCGCCTTCGTCGATAGCCACGTGGCGGAGGGCAGGGGAGAGCGCACCGCCATTCTTGCCCCCGACGGTACCCACTGGACCTATGCGGACCTCGCGGCGGAAATCGACCGCATCGCCAATGTGCTGACCGGCCCCCTTGGCCTCGTGCCCGGCAACCGCGTCCTGCTGCGCGCGCCGAACAACCCGACCATGGTCGCGGCCTATCTCGCGGTCATCAAGGCGGGCGGCATCGTGGTGGCCACCATGCCGCTGCTGCGCGCCAAGGAGCTCGGCCAGATCGTCGACAGGGCGGAGATTGCGCTGGCCCTCTGCGACGACCGGCTGATGGACGAACTGACCAAGACCGCCGGCTCCTCGCGCTTCCTGAAGCGGATCGTCGGCTTCTCGGAACTCAAGGCGCTCGCCGCTTCTGCAGCCCCCACCTTCACCGCCATCGACACGGCGCGCGACGATGTCTGCCTCTTCGGCTTCACCTCCGGCACCACCGGCGAGCCGAAATGCACCATGCATTTCCACCGCGACCTGCTCGCCATCTGCGACGCCTATGCGCGGAACGTCCTCAAGCCCACGCCCGACGACCGCTTCATCGGCTCGCCGCCACTCGCCTTCACCTTCGGCCTCGGCGGCCTCGTTCTTTTCCCTTTCCGCGTCGGCGCCTCCACCGTGCTCCTGGAGAAGGCCTCGCCCGGTGACCTCCTGCCGGCCATCGCCACCTACAAGCCGACCATCTGCTTCACCGCGCCCACCGCCTACCGCGCCATGATCCCCAACCTGCGCGACCATGACTGGCGCTCGCTGCGCAAATGCGTCTCGGCCGGCGAGGCCCTGCCGAAGGCGACCTTCGATGCCTGGGAGGAGGCGACCGGCCTGAAGCTGATGGACGGCATCGGCGCCACCGAGATGCTGCACATCTTCATCTCCGCGCCCGAGGAGGAGATCCGTCCCGGCGCGACGGGCAAGCCCGTGCCCGGCTACGAGGCCAAGGTGATCGGCGCCGACGGCGAGGACCTTCCCCCCGGCAAGCCCGGCCGCCTCGCCGTGCGCGGCCCCACCGGCTGCCGCTACCTCGCCGACGACCGTCAGCGGAAATATGTCGTCAACGGCTGGAACGTCACCGGCGACACCTATGTCCGCGATGAGGACGGCTATTTCTGGTACCAGGCGCGCAACGACGACATGATCGTCTCCGCCGGCTACAACATTGCCGGCCCCGAGGTGGAGGCAGCCCTCCTCGCCCATCCGACCGTCGCGGAGGCCGGCGTCGTCGGCCAGCCGGATCCCGAGCGCGGCATGATCGTCAAGGCCTATGTCGTGCCGAAGCCCGACGTGACGGTGACGCCGGCCCTCGTCGTCGAGCTCCAGAGCTTCGTGAAGAACGAGATCGCGCCCTACAAGTACCCGCGCGAGATCGCCTTCGTTCCCAGCCTGCCGCGCACCGAGACCGGCAAGCTCCAGCGCTTCGCGCTCCGCGAGCGCGCCGCCCGCGAGGCCGGCGAGGCATCCTCCGCCGGCTTGCCCAAGGCGGCCGAGTAA
- a CDS encoding acyl-CoA dehydrogenase family protein: MLPADLLSLPFFEDRHRDYAARLADWAARTVPGLVDHHDVDGSCRRLVAAMGEAGWLKACVPGEQGGLTPALDVRTLCITRATLGYVEGLADFAFAMQGLGTGVVSLFGTPEQKALCCPPVRDGKAIAAFALSEPDAGSDVAAMATTATRTADGGWRLDGSKTWISNGGIADRYVVFARTGEAPGARGISAFIVPADAPGLVIAERIDVIAPHPLATLVFDDCRLPADALIGKAGGGFAMAMANLDIFRPTVAAAALGMGYRALDEATRRAKSRIMFGAPLADLQLTQASLADSVAELEAAALLVFRAAWAKDQGKPRITKEAAIAKMVATENAQKVIDRAIQVFGGLGVKKGEKVEELYREIRALRIYEGATEVQKVVIARAHLAEAEAAAFPKAAE, from the coding sequence ATGCTCCCCGCTGACCTCCTGTCGCTGCCCTTCTTCGAGGACCGCCACCGCGACTATGCCGCGCGTCTGGCCGACTGGGCGGCCCGGACCGTTCCCGGCCTCGTCGATCACCATGATGTCGACGGCTCCTGCCGCCGCCTCGTCGCCGCCATGGGCGAGGCGGGCTGGCTGAAGGCCTGCGTGCCCGGCGAGCAGGGCGGGCTCACTCCTGCCCTCGACGTGCGCACCCTCTGCATCACCCGCGCGACCCTCGGCTATGTCGAGGGCCTCGCCGATTTCGCCTTCGCCATGCAGGGCCTCGGCACCGGCGTCGTCTCGCTCTTCGGCACGCCGGAGCAGAAAGCGCTCTGCTGCCCGCCGGTGCGCGACGGCAAGGCGATCGCCGCCTTCGCCCTCTCCGAGCCCGATGCCGGCTCGGACGTCGCCGCCATGGCGACCACCGCCACACGGACGGCCGACGGCGGCTGGCGGCTCGACGGCTCGAAGACCTGGATCTCCAATGGCGGCATCGCCGACCGCTATGTCGTCTTCGCCCGCACCGGCGAGGCGCCAGGCGCCCGCGGCATCTCCGCCTTCATCGTGCCCGCCGACGCGCCCGGCCTCGTCATCGCCGAGCGCATTGACGTCATCGCCCCGCACCCGCTCGCGACCCTCGTCTTCGACGATTGCCGCCTGCCCGCCGACGCGCTGATCGGCAAGGCCGGCGGCGGCTTCGCCATGGCCATGGCCAATCTCGACATCTTCCGCCCCACCGTCGCGGCCGCTGCCCTCGGCATGGGCTACCGGGCCCTCGACGAGGCGACGCGCCGGGCGAAGTCGCGGATCATGTTCGGCGCGCCGCTCGCCGACCTCCAACTGACGCAAGCCTCCCTCGCCGACAGCGTCGCCGAGCTCGAGGCCGCGGCCCTGCTCGTCTTCCGCGCCGCCTGGGCGAAGGATCAGGGCAAGCCCCGCATCACCAAGGAGGCGGCCATCGCCAAGATGGTCGCCACCGAGAATGCCCAGAAGGTCATCGACCGGGCGATCCAGGTCTTCGGCGGCCTGGGCGTCAAGAAGGGCGAAAAGGTGGAGGAACTGTACCGGGAGATCCGCGCCCTGCGCATCTACGAGGGGGCGACCGAAGTCCAGAAGGTCGTCATCGCCAGGGCCCATCTCGCCGAGGCCGAGGCCGCGGCTTTCCCCAAGGCAGCCGAATAG